Proteins encoded in a region of the Lemur catta isolate mLemCat1 chromosome 14, mLemCat1.pri, whole genome shotgun sequence genome:
- the CHCHD1 gene encoding coiled-coil-helix-coiled-coil-helix domain-containing protein 1 yields MATPSLRGRLARLGNPRKPVLKPNKPLILANRVGERRREKGEATCITEMSVMMACWKQNEFRDDACRKEIQSFFDCASRAQEARRMRSIQETLGESGSLPPKKLNKLLQRFPNKSHLS; encoded by the exons ATGGCGACGCCCAGCCTGCGGGGTCGTCTGGCGCGCCTTGGGAACCCGCGGAAGCCTGTGCTGAAGCCCAACAAACCCCTCATCCTAGCTAACCGCGTCGGGGAGCGGCGCCGGGAGAAGGGCG AGGCGACCTGCATAACGGAGATGTCGGTGATGATGGCTTGCTGGAAGCAGAATGAATTCCGCGACGATGCATGCAGAAAAGAGATCCAGAGCTTCTTCGATTGTGCTTCGAGGGCTCAG GAAGCCCGAAGGATGAGATCAATCCAGGAGACCCTGGGAGAGTCTGGGAGTTTACCTCCCAAAAAATTGAATAAGTTGTTACAGAGGTTTCCTAATAAATCTCACCTCAGCTGA